One genomic segment of Flavobacteriales bacterium includes these proteins:
- a CDS encoding response regulator transcription factor — protein MKNDRHILLVEDDPNLGTLLHEYLQVKGYRVDHATDGQQGFDHFRKKDYDFIILDVMMPKKDGFTLAKDIRSIDQEVPILFLTAKTMKEDTLHGFKVGADDYMTKPFSMEELLLRMQAILKRTNNGEEEKDEGPIQIGLFTFDPQRQMLLLDGEEDKLTTKESQLLHLLCKKKNDILDRSTALNMVWGDDTYHNGRSMDVYITKLRKHLRPDPAIEIVNVHGQGFKLLVKS, from the coding sequence ATGAAGAATGACCGACATATACTGCTGGTAGAGGATGATCCCAATCTAGGGACACTCCTACATGAGTACCTACAGGTCAAGGGATATCGAGTGGATCATGCGACCGATGGTCAACAAGGATTCGATCACTTCCGCAAGAAGGACTATGACTTCATCATCTTAGACGTGATGATGCCTAAGAAGGATGGGTTCACACTGGCCAAGGACATCCGCAGCATCGATCAAGAAGTGCCCATTCTCTTCCTGACTGCCAAAACGATGAAGGAGGATACCCTACATGGATTCAAGGTGGGAGCCGATGATTACATGACCAAGCCCTTTTCCATGGAAGAGCTTCTCTTACGAATGCAGGCGATATTGAAACGCACAAACAATGGGGAAGAGGAGAAGGATGAAGGTCCCATTCAGATCGGGTTGTTCACATTCGACCCGCAGCGGCAGATGCTCCTTTTGGATGGAGAAGAAGATAAATTGACCACTAAAGAGAGCCAGTTGCTTCATCTTCTCTGTAAGAAGAAGAACGACATATTGGATCGTTCGACCGCATTGAACATGGTCTGGGGAGATGATACCTATCACAACGGTCGCAGTATGGATGTCTACATCACAAAACTCCGTAAACACCTCCGTCCCGACCCGGCCATAGAGATCGTCAATGTGCATGGCCAGGGATTCAAGCTATTGGTCAAAAGCT